CGAAAATCTCGTCGCGAATCTGGATGATGCTGTCGACGTTTTCCTGCGGCCGGACCTCCGTGGAAACGAGTATCTTGAATCCTCCGGCGCTGATGTCTTCAGGAATCAGGGGAATCGGGGAAATATCTCCTGCCTCAATGATGACCGGTATGCGAAAGCGCGTGAATTGCCGCCTTTCGGATGAATCATTCATGTCAAAACCCCTCCTGGCAATCCGCTCTTTCACATGGATAAATTTAGCCGCACTTCCTTGCTCGCCCGCAAAATTCAGCTTTTTTGTTTCTCTGCAAAATCCCTTATCTTGGTCAGCGTTTCTTTCGCCTCGGAAAAATTCGGGTTCAGTTGCAGCGATTTTTCGAGCAGTTCGGATGCCTCCTGAAATTTCATCTGCGCAACGAACACCATGGATTTATTATAATAAAGAACCGGATCGTCCGGATCAAAGGAGATTGCCTTGTCGAAGGAGCGGATCGCCTGGTAGTAGTTCTTTTTGCGCCGGGCCTCAATTCCCATCCGGTTGTACTCGTGCAGGTCTTCCGGGCGCTGCTCGAGCGCCATGGCCGACTCAAAGGCGCCATCGGCGGCCTTTTCGTCTCCCAATGCCTTATACGCCTCCGTGAGACCCATGTGGGCCGTGACGCTGTTTGCGTTCGACGCCAGGGCTCCCTGGAATTGATTCTTGGCCTCCTCGTGCAGGCCTTTCTCCATGAACGATCTTCCGTTATCGAGAAACCCCTTCTCCAACAGGCGAAACTTGTCCCTTGCCATCGAATCGAGGCGTTCGGCCTCGACCAGAACCTGATCGGCTTTTTCCTGATCGCCCCGGCTCAGATGCACCCGGGCGAGGCCGT
This genomic window from bacterium contains:
- a CDS encoding PilZ domain-containing protein — protein: MNDSSERRQFTRFRIPVIIEAGDISPIPLIPEDISAGGFKILVSTEVRPQENVDSIIQIRDEIFENCKGSIIWVREHSKEPPSWAIGFRVEDVGGEETRFEEALKSLSDLLGPENTIVPEF
- a CDS encoding response regulator; the encoded protein is MPSEKIDPDIPILVAENDPSGASALKRIFEECQLRNITFSEHGYKAVHTGRFDSFGLILVSSKVDKMDGLKVISSLLEEGKNKSKPIVFLCPADDAPASQKARAAGAAAVLSKPVELGSFREMIEKVLDKYVVTKSEVGQHSQKNISATESAIETANKLLKSGDLDGAEEKFEEAMVTGGGSVDIYHGLARVHLSRGDQEKADQVLVEAERLDSMARDKFRLLEKGFLDNGRSFMEKGLHEEAKNQFQGALASNANSVTAHMGLTEAYKALGDEKAADGAFESAMALEQRPEDLHEYNRMGIEARRKKNYYQAIRSFDKAISFDPDDPVLYYNKSMVFVAQMKFQEASELLEKSLQLNPNFSEAKETLTKIRDFAEKQKS